A genomic stretch from Sulfurihydrogenibium azorense Az-Fu1 includes:
- the rplN gene encoding 50S ribosomal protein L14 gives MIQRGTYLNTADNSGAKKVQCIGIPGGAKKMHATVGDVITVTVKSAIPNGTAKKGKVYKAVVVRTKKEIARPDGSYVKADDNAVVLLNNQLEPIGTRILGPVCRELRSKGFYRIISLAPEVI, from the coding sequence ATGATACAGAGAGGAACTTATTTAAATACTGCTGACAACTCAGGAGCTAAAAAAGTTCAATGTATAGGTATACCTGGCGGTGCCAAAAAGATGCACGCAACTGTAGGAGATGTTATAACTGTTACAGTTAAATCTGCTATTCCTAACGGCACTGCTAAAAAAGGAAAAGTATATAAAGCTGTAGTAGTAAGAACGAAGAAAGAGATTGCAAGACCTGATGGAAGTTACGTAAAAGCAGATGACAATGCAGTAGTTTTATTAAACAACCAATTAGAACCAATAGGAACTCGCATATTAGGGCCTGTTTGTAGAGAGTTAAGATCAAAAGGCTTTTATAGAATTATTTCTCTTGCACCGGAGGTAATTTAA
- the rpsJ gene encoding 30S ribosomal protein S10 yields the protein MQEKIRIKLKAFDHRVLDQSVKQIVDTVKRGGGLLKGPIPLPTERKVWCVHRSPHKFEQSREHFEMRIHKRLIEIENATPQTIEALMDINLPAGVDVEIKLS from the coding sequence ATGCAAGAAAAAATCAGAATAAAACTAAAAGCTTTTGATCATAGAGTTTTAGATCAGTCAGTGAAACAGATAGTTGATACAGTTAAAAGAGGTGGGGGACTCTTAAAGGGTCCTATCCCTCTACCAACAGAAAGAAAAGTTTGGTGTGTACACAGATCACCTCACAAGTTTGAACAATCTAGAGAACACTTCGAGATGAGAATTCACAAAAGATTAATAGAAATAGAAAATGCAACACCTCAAACCATAGAAGCTTTAATGGACATAAACCTACCAGCAGGTGTTGACGTTGAAATTAAATTAAGTTAA
- the rplV gene encoding 50S ribosomal protein L22, with protein MENTARAILRYAHLSPYKARQVINLIRGKDVATALAILQEIPKKSARVVEKLLKSAISNAELKGMDIDNLYIAKIHAEEGPMLKRYTPKAHGRATMIRRRFSHIYIYLAEKQEEK; from the coding sequence ATGGAGAACACAGCAAGAGCTATTTTAAGATACGCTCATTTATCACCTTACAAAGCAAGACAGGTTATAAACTTAATAAGAGGTAAAGATGTTGCCACTGCATTGGCAATACTACAAGAGATACCTAAAAAATCTGCAAGAGTTGTAGAAAAACTATTAAAAAGTGCAATATCTAACGCAGAACTAAAAGGTATGGATATAGACAATTTATACATTGCAAAAATTCACGCTGAAGAAGGTCCAATGTTAAAAAGGTATACTCCAAAAGCTCACGGAAGAGCAACGATGATAAGAAGAAGATTTTCTCATATATACATATATTTAGCTGAGAAACAGGAGGAAAAGTAA
- the tuf gene encoding elongation factor Tu — translation MAKEKFVRGKEHLNVGTIGHVDHGKTTLTAAITYVQSKKGLAKFVGYADIDKAPEERERGITINITHVEYETEKRHYAHVDCPGHADYIKNMITGAAQMDGAILVVSAADGPMPQTREHVLLARQVNVPYIVVFLNKCDMVDDEELIDLVEMEVRELLSKYDFPGDEVPVIRGSALGALNDDPKWFKSVEDLLKAMDEYIPTPPRETDKPFLMAVEDVFTITGRGTVVTGRVERGTLKIGDEVEIVGLSEEKKKTVVTGIEMFRKQLDEAIAGDNVGVLLRGITKDEVERGQVLAKPGTITPHKRFKAQVYVLSKEEGGRHTPFFLGYRPQFYIRTADVTGTVVGLPEGQEMVMPGDNVELEVELMVPVAMEEQMRFAIREGGRTVGAGVVTKILD, via the coding sequence ATGGCAAAAGAGAAGTTTGTAAGAGGGAAAGAGCACCTAAACGTAGGAACAATAGGTCACGTAGACCACGGTAAAACAACATTAACAGCAGCTATAACATACGTACAAAGCAAGAAAGGGTTAGCAAAATTCGTAGGATATGCAGACATAGATAAAGCACCAGAAGAAAGAGAGAGAGGAATAACAATAAACATCACCCACGTAGAATACGAAACAGAAAAAAGACACTATGCCCACGTAGACTGTCCAGGACACGCAGACTACATCAAGAACATGATAACAGGTGCAGCCCAAATGGACGGAGCTATACTTGTAGTATCAGCAGCAGACGGACCAATGCCACAAACAAGAGAGCACGTACTACTTGCAAGACAAGTTAACGTACCATACATAGTAGTATTTTTAAACAAATGTGATATGGTAGATGACGAAGAATTAATAGACTTAGTAGAGATGGAAGTAAGAGAGCTTCTATCAAAATACGACTTTCCAGGAGATGAAGTACCAGTAATAAGAGGGTCAGCATTAGGAGCATTAAACGACGATCCAAAATGGTTTAAGTCAGTAGAAGACTTATTAAAGGCTATGGACGAATACATACCAACACCACCAAGAGAGACAGACAAACCATTCCTAATGGCAGTAGAGGACGTATTTACGATAACAGGAAGAGGAACAGTAGTAACAGGGAGAGTAGAGAGAGGAACGTTGAAAATAGGAGATGAAGTAGAGATAGTAGGATTATCAGAGGAGAAGAAGAAGACAGTAGTGACAGGGATAGAGATGTTTAGAAAGCAGTTAGACGAAGCGATAGCAGGGGACAACGTAGGAGTATTACTAAGAGGAATAACAAAAGATGAAGTAGAGAGAGGACAAGTATTAGCCAAACCGGGGACAATAACACCACACAAGAGATTCAAGGCACAAGTATACGTGTTAAGCAAAGAGGAAGGAGGAAGACATACACCATTCTTTTTAGGATACAGACCACAGTTTTACATCAGGACAGCAGACGTAACAGGAACAGTAGTAGGATTACCAGAAGGACAAGAGATGGTAATGCCAGGGGATAACGTAGAGTTAGAAGTAGAGTTAATGGTACCAGTAGCTATGGAAGAGCAGATGAGATTTGCGATTAGGGAAGGTGGAAGAACAGTAGGTGCTGGTGTTGTTACTAAAATCTTAGATTAA
- the rpsH gene encoding 30S ribosomal protein S8, with translation MITDPIADMIARINNAIKARKDEVAIPNSKIKEKIAEILKREGYIEDYVISEEDKKGNQATLIIKLKYLGRRNTKPAITKIERVSKPGRRKYVPIDELPYVQKGLGIAILTTNKGIVTDAEARKLRVGGEVICYVW, from the coding sequence ATGATAACAGATCCAATAGCAGATATGATTGCTAGAATTAATAATGCAATTAAAGCTAGAAAAGATGAAGTGGCAATACCAAACTCAAAAATTAAAGAAAAGATAGCTGAAATCTTAAAAAGAGAAGGTTATATAGAAGATTACGTAATATCTGAAGAAGATAAAAAAGGAAATCAAGCAACTTTAATAATAAAATTAAAATATCTTGGAAGAAGAAATACAAAACCTGCTATAACAAAAATAGAAAGAGTTTCAAAGCCAGGGCGTAGAAAATATGTTCCTATAGATGAATTGCCTTACGTTCAAAAAGGTTTAGGTATTGCTATTTTAACAACAAACAAAGGCATAGTAACAGATGCAGAAGCTAGAAAGTTAAGAGTTGGTGGTGAAGTTATTTGTTACGTTTGGTAA
- the rplP gene encoding 50S ribosomal protein L16, whose translation MSLLQPKRVKWRKQQRGRMKGKASRRNQVDFGDYGLQALEPCWMTSRQIEAARIAIVREAKKGAKVWIRVFPHKPITRKPAETRMGKGKGDLDQFVAVVKPGHILFELAGVSEEVAAEAFRKAGHKLPIKTRMVKRQEV comes from the coding sequence ATGTCTTTATTACAACCAAAGAGAGTTAAATGGAGAAAACAACAAAGAGGCAGAATGAAAGGAAAAGCCTCAAGAAGAAACCAAGTAGACTTTGGAGATTATGGTTTACAAGCTTTAGAACCTTGCTGGATGACTTCAAGACAGATTGAAGCAGCAAGGATAGCAATAGTTAGAGAAGCAAAAAAAGGTGCAAAGGTTTGGATAAGAGTATTCCCTCACAAACCTATTACTAGAAAACCAGCAGAAACTCGTATGGGTAAAGGAAAAGGTGATTTAGATCAATTCGTAGCAGTTGTTAAACCTGGACATATACTTTTTGAATTAGCTGGTGTTTCTGAAGAAGTTGCAGCTGAAGCTTTTAGAAAAGCAGGACACAAACTCCCTATAAAGACAAGAATGGTAAAAAGGCAGGAGGTTTAG
- the rplC gene encoding 50S ribosomal protein L3 — protein MPKGIIGKKIGMTRIFVNGKAVPVTVVQAGPCYVTYLRSKDKDGYEAVALAFGERKEKNTPKPLLAIFKKANIKPAKVIKEFPLKEGETLELGQEIRVEQVFEKGDLVDVTGKSKGRGFTSVMKRWDFAGFPKSHGHRYHRAVGSIGCRTEPGRVWKTKRMAGHYGNETVTVLGLEVVDIIPEKNVILLKGSIPGAPNSTVFLKNSVIADRRKGKLKLAKSKAAYAQT, from the coding sequence ATGCCTAAAGGCATAATTGGTAAAAAAATAGGTATGACGAGAATTTTTGTAAATGGGAAAGCTGTTCCTGTAACTGTTGTTCAAGCTGGGCCATGTTATGTTACTTACTTAAGATCTAAAGATAAAGACGGTTACGAAGCTGTAGCCCTTGCTTTTGGAGAAAGAAAAGAAAAGAACACTCCTAAACCTTTACTTGCTATATTTAAAAAGGCAAATATTAAACCTGCAAAAGTTATAAAAGAGTTTCCTTTAAAAGAAGGAGAAACGTTAGAGTTAGGACAGGAAATAAGAGTAGAGCAAGTTTTTGAAAAAGGAGATTTAGTAGACGTAACAGGAAAATCAAAAGGTAGAGGATTTACATCTGTAATGAAAAGATGGGACTTTGCAGGTTTTCCAAAGTCACACGGTCATAGATACCATAGAGCTGTTGGTTCTATAGGTTGTAGAACAGAGCCAGGTAGAGTTTGGAAAACAAAGAGAATGGCAGGACATTACGGTAATGAAACTGTAACTGTTTTAGGATTAGAGGTTGTCGATATTATTCCTGAGAAAAACGTTATTCTATTAAAGGGATCTATACCTGGAGCTCCCAACTCAACAGTTTTCTTGAAAAATAGTGTAATTGCAGATAGAAGAAAAGGAAAATTAAAATTAGCAAAATCAAAAGCAGCTTATGCACAAACATAA
- the rplX gene encoding 50S ribosomal protein L24, with the protein MIKLKKGDPVIVIAGKDKGKISKIKQIVKKDGKVKVIVEGVNVVKKHVKGIQGVREGGIYEIEKPIDISNVAYYDENLKKPVKIGVKIIEEGNKKVKVRINKKTGQIIDKVWEKIKKEV; encoded by the coding sequence ATGATTAAGCTAAAAAAAGGAGATCCGGTAATTGTTATAGCCGGAAAAGATAAAGGCAAAATAAGCAAAATAAAACAGATAGTTAAAAAAGATGGAAAAGTAAAAGTAATAGTAGAAGGAGTTAACGTAGTAAAAAAACATGTTAAAGGAATTCAAGGTGTTAGAGAAGGTGGAATTTACGAAATAGAGAAACCTATTGATATTTCAAACGTTGCTTACTACGATGAAAACTTAAAAAAACCTGTAAAAATAGGTGTTAAGATTATAGAAGAAGGAAATAAAAAAGTTAAAGTTAGAATCAATAAAAAAACAGGGCAAATTATAGATAAAGTTTGGGAAAAAATTAAAAAAGAGGTATAG
- the rplB gene encoding 50S ribosomal protein L2, giving the protein MGVRKLKPVTNGTRHAVLYDFAEITKSEPEKSLVEPLKKHAGRNNQGRITVRHRGGGHKRLYRIIDFKRDKWGIPAKVAAIEYDPNRSARIALLHYLDGEKRYIIWPEGLKVGDIVMSGPDAEIKVGNALPLENIPVGTLIHNIELTPGKGGQLVRAAGMSAQILGREGDYIQVRLPSGEIRLIYKKCMATIGAVGLAEHELVKLGKAGRARWLGIRPTVRGTAMNPVDHPHGGGEGRTFGKHPVSPWGLPTKGYKTRRGAKYSDKFIIKRRGK; this is encoded by the coding sequence ATGGGTGTAAGAAAATTAAAACCAGTAACTAACGGTACAAGACACGCAGTACTTTATGATTTTGCAGAAATAACAAAATCAGAACCTGAAAAATCATTAGTTGAACCTCTTAAAAAGCATGCAGGAAGAAATAACCAAGGTAGAATAACTGTAAGACACAGAGGTGGCGGCCATAAAAGACTTTACAGGATAATTGATTTTAAGAGAGACAAATGGGGAATACCTGCAAAAGTTGCAGCTATAGAGTACGACCCAAACAGAAGTGCAAGAATAGCTTTACTTCACTATTTAGATGGAGAAAAAAGATACATTATTTGGCCTGAAGGATTAAAAGTTGGTGATATTGTAATGTCAGGACCAGATGCAGAAATTAAAGTTGGAAACGCACTTCCACTTGAGAATATCCCTGTTGGTACATTAATTCATAATATAGAATTAACACCAGGGAAAGGTGGGCAACTTGTTAGAGCTGCAGGAATGTCAGCACAGATTTTAGGTAGAGAAGGGGATTATATTCAAGTAAGGCTACCTTCAGGAGAAATAAGATTGATATACAAAAAATGTATGGCAACAATTGGAGCAGTAGGGCTTGCAGAACATGAACTTGTTAAGTTAGGAAAAGCTGGAAGAGCAAGATGGCTTGGAATCAGACCTACTGTTAGAGGTACTGCAATGAACCCTGTAGATCACCCTCACGGTGGTGGTGAAGGTAGAACTTTTGGTAAACATCCTGTTTCACCTTGGGGCTTACCAACAAAAGGATACAAAACAAGAAGAGGTGCTAAATACTCTGATAAATTCATAATCAAACGTAGAGGTAAATAA
- the rplD gene encoding 50S ribosomal protein L4 — MEFNVVNNKNEIVGKVNLKEDIFQTQVNQGTVWEVIKWHLATKRAGTAKVKTRAEVAGSNRKIYPQKGTGRARHGDIKANIFVGGGVAHGPHPRDYYYALPKKVRKKVLKGVLTYKLNNNELIVVEDFNFDQPKTKNAVEVLKNFGLENSKVLLVLPEKLENVIKSFRNIPKVKILVSEGLNSYDILNSEKVIIFKSALEKIQERLAQ; from the coding sequence ATGGAATTCAACGTAGTTAACAATAAAAATGAGATAGTTGGAAAAGTAAATTTAAAAGAGGATATCTTCCAAACCCAAGTAAATCAAGGAACAGTTTGGGAAGTTATAAAATGGCATTTAGCAACAAAAAGAGCAGGAACTGCAAAAGTAAAAACAAGAGCTGAAGTGGCTGGTTCAAATAGAAAGATATATCCTCAAAAAGGAACCGGTAGAGCAAGACATGGAGATATAAAAGCCAATATCTTCGTAGGTGGTGGTGTAGCCCATGGTCCCCATCCAAGAGACTACTACTATGCACTTCCTAAAAAAGTTAGAAAGAAAGTTTTAAAAGGAGTTTTAACTTATAAGTTAAACAACAATGAACTTATTGTAGTTGAAGATTTTAACTTTGACCAGCCTAAAACTAAAAATGCCGTTGAAGTCCTAAAAAATTTTGGCTTAGAAAATTCTAAAGTTTTATTGGTTCTACCTGAGAAATTAGAAAACGTTATAAAATCATTTAGAAACATCCCTAAAGTAAAAATTTTAGTTTCTGAAGGATTAAACTCTTACGATATTTTAAACAGTGAAAAGGTCATTATATTTAAATCAGCATTAGAAAAGATTCAAGAGAGGTTAGCACAATGA
- the rpsC gene encoding 30S ribosomal protein S3, with the protein MGQKVHPIGFRLGITQDWRSKWYADKKKYTKLLHEDLAIRQFIQDRYKAAGIADVIIERLGDKLRVKILAARPGIVIGAKGTEVEKLNETLKNISSAKEILINVDEVKRPELNAKLVAEDIALQLERRVTHRRAMKKAIDAAMKAGAKGIKTQVGGRIGGVDLARKEWFMAGRMPLQTLKADIDYGTARASTKYGILGVKVWIYKGDKVESRVEEILSKVEEELKV; encoded by the coding sequence ATGGGTCAAAAAGTCCACCCTATAGGATTCAGACTTGGAATAACTCAGGATTGGAGATCGAAATGGTACGCTGATAAAAAGAAATATACAAAACTTCTCCATGAAGATTTAGCTATAAGACAGTTTATTCAAGATAGATACAAAGCAGCTGGTATAGCAGACGTTATAATAGAAAGGCTTGGTGACAAGCTAAGGGTTAAAATTTTAGCTGCAAGACCTGGAATAGTTATTGGAGCAAAAGGTACTGAAGTTGAAAAATTAAATGAAACGTTAAAAAACATATCTTCTGCAAAAGAGATCCTTATTAATGTAGATGAAGTTAAAAGACCGGAGTTAAATGCTAAACTTGTAGCTGAAGATATAGCTCTTCAACTTGAAAGAAGGGTTACCCATAGAAGGGCAATGAAAAAAGCTATAGATGCTGCAATGAAAGCTGGAGCAAAAGGTATAAAGACACAAGTTGGTGGAAGAATAGGTGGAGTAGATCTTGCAAGAAAAGAGTGGTTTATGGCTGGAAGAATGCCTCTTCAAACACTTAAAGCAGATATAGACTATGGAACAGCAAGAGCTTCTACAAAGTATGGAATACTCGGAGTCAAAGTTTGGATATACAAAGGTGATAAAGTAGAAAGTAGAGTAGAAGAAATCTTAAGTAAAGTAGAAGAAGAACTTAAAGTTTAA
- the rplE gene encoding 50S ribosomal protein L5 — MAAVVGYKPRLQQKYEEEVVKKLMERFGYKSPMQVPRLKKIVINMGVGEAVGDIKQLDRAVEDLTAIAAQKPVITRAKKSEAAFKLRKGNPIGAKVTLRKDRMWDFLDKLISVALPRVRDFRGLNPKSFDGRGNYAFGLAEQIVFPEIDYDKVDKIRGMDIIIETTAKTDEEALWLLSLLGLPIRTGS, encoded by the coding sequence ATGGCTGCTGTAGTAGGATATAAACCAAGACTTCAACAAAAATACGAAGAAGAAGTTGTTAAAAAATTGATGGAAAGATTTGGGTATAAAAGCCCAATGCAAGTTCCAAGGTTAAAGAAAATAGTTATAAACATGGGTGTTGGAGAAGCAGTTGGAGATATAAAACAGTTAGATAGAGCTGTTGAGGACCTTACAGCAATAGCAGCTCAAAAACCCGTTATTACTAGAGCAAAAAAATCAGAAGCTGCATTTAAATTAAGAAAAGGAAACCCTATTGGAGCTAAAGTAACTCTTAGAAAAGATAGAATGTGGGACTTTTTGGATAAGCTTATCTCAGTCGCATTACCAAGGGTTAGAGACTTTAGAGGATTAAACCCAAAATCTTTTGATGGTAGAGGAAACTACGCTTTTGGTTTGGCAGAACAAATAGTTTTCCCAGAAATAGACTATGATAAAGTTGATAAAATCAGAGGGATGGACATTATCATTGAAACAACTGCAAAAACAGACGAAGAAGCTTTATGGCTTTTATCACTTTTAGGTTTACCTATTAGAACAGGAAGTTAG
- the rpsS gene encoding 30S ribosomal protein S19, with protein MGYKGKWNERNKNPYVNEKILKKIRQMNESGERKIIKVWDRACTITQEMVGHTIAVYNGQKFIPVYIQPEMVGHKLGEFSLTRTFRGHPDKSAKAVKKK; from the coding sequence ATGGGATACAAAGGTAAGTGGAACGAAAGAAATAAAAATCCTTATGTAAATGAAAAAATACTTAAAAAGATAAGACAGATGAATGAATCTGGTGAAAGAAAAATAATAAAGGTTTGGGATAGAGCTTGTACTATCACTCAAGAAATGGTAGGTCATACCATAGCTGTTTATAATGGTCAAAAATTTATTCCTGTGTATATACAACCTGAAATGGTAGGACATAAGCTTGGAGAGTTTTCTCTTACAAGAACCTTTAGAGGCCATCCAGACAAATCAGCAAAAGCTGTTAAGAAAAAGTAA
- the rpsQ gene encoding 30S ribosomal protein S17, with translation MTTETKKNIKEFVGKVVSNKMDKTVVVAVERKFPHPLYGKQVKKTKKFYAHDEENKCKEGDIVRIRETRPLSKLKRWIVVEIVQSAE, from the coding sequence ATGACAACTGAAACAAAGAAAAATATAAAAGAGTTTGTAGGAAAGGTTGTAAGTAATAAAATGGATAAAACGGTTGTGGTAGCTGTTGAAAGGAAGTTTCCTCACCCTTTATACGGTAAACAAGTAAAGAAAACAAAAAAATTCTACGCACACGATGAAGAAAATAAGTGCAAAGAAGGAGATATCGTAAGAATAAGAGAAACAAGACCTCTTTCTAAATTAAAAAGATGGATTGTTGTTGAGATTGTTCAATCAGCAGAATAA
- the rpmC gene encoding 50S ribosomal protein L29: MKASELRKLSTEELKEKVLELKKKLFNLRFQNKIGSLAKNSEIKQTKRDIARILTIIRERELTNK; this comes from the coding sequence ATGAAAGCTAGTGAGCTTAGAAAACTCTCTACTGAAGAGTTGAAGGAAAAAGTTTTAGAGTTAAAAAAGAAATTATTTAACTTAAGATTTCAAAACAAAATAGGTTCTTTAGCAAAGAATAGTGAAATAAAACAAACAAAAAGAGATATTGCAAGGATTTTAACAATAATAAGAGAAAGAGAATTAACTAACAAATAA
- the rplW gene encoding 50S ribosomal protein L23: MRTPYDIIIRPVLTEKAVKDNEKNNTLTFEVAMDANKIEIRKAVEEIFGVKVEEVRTMIIKPKPKRFGFRFSGFKKAWKKAIVKVKSEKPINIAELV; encoded by the coding sequence ATGAGAACTCCGTATGATATTATCATAAGACCTGTTTTAACAGAGAAAGCAGTTAAAGATAATGAAAAGAATAACACTTTAACTTTTGAAGTTGCTATGGATGCTAATAAGATAGAAATAAGGAAAGCAGTGGAAGAGATATTTGGTGTAAAGGTTGAAGAAGTTAGAACTATGATAATTAAGCCTAAACCAAAAAGATTTGGATTTAGATTTTCTGGCTTTAAGAAGGCTTGGAAAAAGGCAATTGTAAAAGTTAAATCAGAAAAACCTATAAATATAGCTGAATTAGTTTGA
- a CDS encoding type Z 30S ribosomal protein S14 has protein sequence MARKCLVVKAFQKKPKYKTRVHSRCPLCGRPRGYIRQFNMCRICFRERALRGEIPGIKKASW, from the coding sequence ATGGCACGTAAATGTTTAGTTGTTAAAGCTTTTCAAAAAAAGCCTAAGTATAAAACTAGAGTTCATTCAAGATGTCCATTGTGTGGAAGGCCAAGAGGTTATATAAGACAGTTTAACATGTGCAGGATATGCTTTAGAGAGAGAGCATTAAGAGGCGAAATTCCAGGAATTAAAAAAGCAAGCTGGTAG